From a single Fusobacterium ulcerans ATCC 49185 genomic region:
- a CDS encoding YccF domain-containing protein, whose product MSLLLNIIWLFLGGLVLAFEWFIAGIISTVLIITIPFARGCFEMASSCLTPFGKDIVLKTEYGELPRPISAFLWIILLGIWLAISHIIAGILQCITIIGIPMGIQNFKLAKIAFNPYKYTLVDRRFTGRK is encoded by the coding sequence ATGAGTTTATTATTAAATATTATATGGCTATTTTTAGGAGGATTAGTTCTAGCTTTTGAATGGTTTATAGCAGGAATAATAAGTACAGTACTTATAATAACTATACCATTTGCAAGGGGTTGCTTTGAAATGGCTAGTTCATGTTTGACACCTTTTGGAAAGGATATAGTACTAAAAACTGAATATGGAGAGCTACCAAGACCAATATCAGCATTTTTATGGATAATTCTTTTAGGAATATGGCTGGCAATATCACATATCATAGCTGGAATATTACAATGTATAACAATAATAGGAATACCTATGGGAATACAGAATTTTAAATTAGCTAAGATAGCTTTTAATCCATATAAATATACTTTGGTAGACAGAAGATTTACAGGCAGAAAATAA
- a CDS encoding DMT family transporter encodes MNYLGELYALITAFGWAFSSIFFEAASKKADSVTVNVIRLIMGIIMLGSVTFLSRGVFFPTDSTLHNWTFLSISGIIGLFLGDMFLYESYILIGARICMLFMTMTPLIVGLFGFLFLGESLTLIQTLAMFITCSGVLMVVLKPKSENLEDKKLSPKGIAFITTAVILEALGNIFTKIGARGYDPSSSTQIRMICAMGVFLFYLTFKKKWGRIFFSFTDKKLMGLILLGTVTATVGITFLISAFNLINAGVASTFSSISPIIVIPISIIVFKEKVKIREIAGAFVSVIGIALFFL; translated from the coding sequence ATGAATTATTTGGGGGAACTCTATGCTTTAATAACAGCTTTTGGTTGGGCATTTAGCTCTATATTTTTTGAAGCAGCTTCTAAGAAAGCTGACAGTGTAACAGTTAATGTAATAAGACTTATTATGGGAATAATTATGCTTGGTTCAGTTACATTTCTCTCAAGGGGGGTATTTTTCCCAACTGATTCTACATTACACAATTGGACTTTCTTGAGTATTTCTGGAATAATTGGACTTTTTCTTGGAGATATGTTTCTTTATGAGTCTTATATCCTCATAGGGGCAAGAATATGTATGCTCTTTATGACAATGACTCCTCTTATTGTAGGTTTATTTGGATTTTTGTTCCTTGGGGAATCTCTTACACTAATTCAGACATTAGCTATGTTTATCACATGTTCTGGAGTCCTTATGGTAGTATTAAAACCTAAAAGTGAAAATCTAGAAGATAAGAAGCTTTCTCCTAAAGGAATAGCCTTTATTACAACTGCAGTTATTTTAGAAGCTCTTGGCAACATCTTTACAAAAATAGGGGCAAGGGGATATGATCCTAGTTCATCTACGCAAATACGAATGATTTGTGCTATGGGAGTATTTTTATTTTATCTCACATTTAAGAAAAAATGGGGAAGAATATTTTTCTCTTTTACTGACAAAAAACTTATGGGACTTATTTTATTAGGTACTGTTACAGCTACTGTTGGTATCACTTTTCTTATTTCTGCATTTAATTTAATAAATGCTGGTGTTGCCTCTACTTTTTCTTCTATTAGTCCAATTATAGTAATTCCAATTTCTATAATTGTTTTCAAAGAAAAAGTAAAAATTAGAGAGATAGCTGGAGCATTTGTTTCTGTTATTGGAATTGCTTTATTTTTTTTATAA
- the nhaC gene encoding Na+/H+ antiporter NhaC, which translates to MENQAKKVSSGQAMLILIISILVIILGIKVVKAPTAIILLFGGVITVIISTIFGIEYSNIQSDIVKTITTMAVPILIVLSVGVLVGAWMISGTVPLMIYYGMKVLSPSLFLVMVCIICTLMSVMAGTSWGTISTVGIAFMGVAVGLGISLPLTAGAVVSGAIFGDKLSPLSDSTVLSAAVCEVNLLEAIKHSFKTTLPAFIVALIMYFVIGLQYKDGVIGGESYDLIMGTLEKTFTLNPLLLIPPVLVLVLIIMKKPTLPVFTIGIIAGGILAMIFQGSSLNQVAGALSNGYTAKTGVAIVDKMLVRGGLNSMLSTVALLIASAIFGAPLRTAGVVDILLEKITNIAKTGKSMMVGVFILHSLFFTITGSYYVTYSVLGQMVRGLFDSYGLKRKNLARILLDTGTGFAPIVPWSVTGVFVATTLGVKTMDFILYAPVTYLSIIISFIYVITGFTIEKVDGNKQ; encoded by the coding sequence ATGGAAAACCAAGCAAAAAAGGTTTCATCTGGTCAGGCTATGCTTATTCTTATTATTTCGATACTTGTTATCATATTAGGAATAAAAGTTGTTAAGGCACCTACTGCTATTATTTTATTATTTGGAGGAGTTATCACTGTTATAATTTCTACTATCTTTGGAATTGAATATTCTAATATCCAAAGTGATATAGTGAAAACTATAACTACTATGGCTGTTCCTATCCTTATTGTTCTATCTGTTGGAGTTTTAGTTGGGGCATGGATGATTTCTGGAACTGTTCCTCTTATGATATACTATGGAATGAAAGTTCTTAGTCCAAGTCTTTTCTTGGTAATGGTATGTATAATTTGTACATTAATGTCAGTTATGGCTGGAACATCTTGGGGAACAATAAGTACCGTTGGTATTGCATTTATGGGAGTTGCTGTTGGATTGGGAATATCTTTACCTTTAACAGCTGGAGCTGTTGTTAGTGGAGCTATCTTCGGAGATAAACTTTCACCTTTGTCTGATTCTACTGTACTTTCAGCAGCAGTTTGTGAAGTTAATCTTTTAGAGGCAATAAAGCATTCTTTTAAAACAACTTTACCTGCATTTATAGTAGCATTGATAATGTATTTTGTGATTGGTCTTCAATATAAAGATGGAGTTATTGGTGGAGAAAGTTATGATCTTATTATGGGAACTCTGGAAAAAACATTTACATTAAATCCATTGTTACTAATTCCACCAGTATTGGTTTTAGTCCTTATTATCATGAAAAAACCTACATTACCAGTATTTACTATTGGAATTATTGCTGGTGGTATTTTAGCTATGATATTCCAAGGTTCTTCATTAAATCAGGTAGCAGGAGCTCTTTCTAATGGATATACTGCTAAAACTGGTGTAGCTATTGTTGATAAAATGCTTGTTAGAGGTGGACTGAACAGTATGCTTAGTACAGTTGCTCTTCTTATAGCTTCAGCTATATTTGGTGCTCCATTGAGAACAGCAGGAGTTGTTGATATTCTGCTTGAAAAAATAACTAACATAGCTAAAACTGGTAAATCAATGATGGTTGGAGTATTTATTTTACACTCTCTATTCTTTACAATAACTGGAAGTTACTATGTAACTTATTCAGTTCTTGGGCAAATGGTAAGAGGTTTATTTGATTCTTATGGATTAAAAAGAAAAAATTTAGCTAGAATACTTTTAGATACAGGTACTGGATTTGCTCCAATTGTTCCATGGAGTGTTACAGGTGTGTTTGTTGCAACTACTCTTGGAGTAAAAACAATGGATTTTATTCTATATGCTCCAGTCACTTATTTAAGTATAATAATTTCTTTTATCTATGTAATTACAGGATTCACTATTGAAAAAGTTGATGGGAATAAACAATAA
- a CDS encoding tRNA lysidine(34) synthetase: MKKGEIALESLRTTYRKKIWTKFVKAIKDFNLIEDGDRIAVGVSGGKDSLLLCKLFQEMKKDRSKKFEVAFISMNPGFGAMDMEQFKANLEELEIPCEVFEANVWEIAFKENPESPCFLCAKMRRGVLYNKVEELGYNKLALGHHFDDVVETTMINIFYAGTVKTMIPKVKSTSGKMELIRPMVYIKEKDIIAYTQRNEIEAMGCGCPVESGKTDSKRKEIKILLNELEEKNPNIKQSIFNSMKNINLDYVIGYTRGNKSDTNKTEE, from the coding sequence ATGAAAAAGGGAGAAATAGCTTTAGAAAGTTTAAGAACTACATATAGAAAAAAAATATGGACAAAATTTGTAAAAGCCATAAAAGATTTTAATCTTATAGAAGATGGAGATAGAATAGCAGTAGGAGTATCAGGAGGGAAGGACAGCCTTCTTTTATGTAAATTATTTCAAGAAATGAAAAAAGATAGAAGCAAAAAGTTTGAAGTAGCTTTTATTTCAATGAATCCTGGTTTTGGAGCTATGGATATGGAGCAGTTTAAAGCTAATCTTGAAGAACTTGAAATACCATGTGAAGTTTTTGAAGCTAATGTATGGGAGATTGCATTTAAAGAAAATCCAGAAAGTCCATGCTTTTTATGTGCCAAGATGAGAAGAGGGGTACTTTATAATAAAGTGGAGGAGCTAGGATATAACAAGCTTGCTTTAGGACATCATTTTGATGATGTGGTAGAAACAACTATGATAAATATATTTTATGCAGGAACTGTAAAAACAATGATACCTAAGGTAAAATCAACAAGTGGGAAAATGGAACTTATAAGACCTATGGTATACATAAAAGAAAAGGATATAATAGCCTATACTCAAAGAAACGAGATAGAAGCTATGGGATGTGGGTGTCCTGTGGAATCTGGTAAAACTGATTCTAAAAGAAAAGAGATAAAAATTCTTTTGAATGAACTTGAAGAAAAAAATCCAAATATAAAGCAAAGTATTTTTAATTCTATGAAGAATATCAACCTTGACTATGTCATTGGATATACAAGAGGAAATAAAAGTGATACTAATAAGACAGAGGAATAA
- a CDS encoding YbaB/EbfC family nucleoid-associated protein — protein MVRKLKGGRTGNGASNQMDILKQAQSMQQEMMIVQEGLKAKELTASVGGGAVTVKVNGQKELLEVKLSDEIVKEAAEDKEMLEDLILSAVKEAMRQADELAEAEMGKVTGGINIPGLF, from the coding sequence ATGGTAAGAAAATTAAAGGGTGGAAGAACAGGTAATGGAGCTTCAAACCAAATGGATATATTAAAGCAAGCTCAATCTATGCAACAAGAAATGATGATTGTTCAAGAAGGGCTTAAAGCAAAAGAGTTAACAGCATCAGTTGGTGGAGGAGCTGTTACAGTAAAAGTTAATGGACAAAAAGAACTGTTAGAAGTTAAATTAAGTGATGAAATAGTTAAAGAAGCTGCTGAAGATAAAGAGATGCTTGAAGATCTTATTCTTTCAGCTGTAAAAGAAGCTATGAGACAAGCTGATGAATTAGCAGAAGCTGAAATGGGAAAAGTAACTGGTGGAATCAATATCCCTGGACTATTCTAA
- the sppA gene encoding signal peptide peptidase SppA: protein MKFLNFLKKFILGTILFVIKEIFSFFIKAFLFLVVIFSIGIFFTKTALEKDKITIEKGSYIEVDLSKEYKEKGKNLPEFLKGQETNFFSMLKTFDYIERDKDIKGVVLKLDNLSLSSAQIEELGKKLDSLKKSKKEVYSYMTMADNKNYSLAIKSDHIFMPPAMSAPVNITGYYGELMYYKLLADKLGIEFNVIHVGNYKAYGENLTKEHISKEYKENIERMYNKKYDNFVNNIATERKVNHDFINEKILNGDLMASEPNQMKKLNLIDEFMYYDHLKQVIGDGKLVSFENYNSFLSKNNLLGLNGNKRKDKIAVIYAEGTMFMDSTSGGISGSITPNVLIEEINKALNDSSVKGIVLRINSPGGSALSANIISNKIIEANGIKPIYISIGGVAASGGYYIAASGEKIYADKESLTGSIGVVSIIPNIKKMLGNVSINVDEVKKGEYSDIYSMVKDFDADKRDKLYASNLKVYNEFLDTVSFGRKLNRQHVERVAQGKVWLGEEALELGLIDEIGGLENTIKGLADDLKLRDYDTVEIINAPNYDSIIKKYVPAVKILEKYDSFILDKELYFKPIYYFPYDINL, encoded by the coding sequence GTGAAATTTTTAAATTTTTTAAAGAAATTTATTTTAGGAACAATTTTATTTGTAATAAAAGAAATATTTTCTTTTTTCATAAAAGCTTTTTTGTTTCTAGTGGTAATATTTTCAATAGGAATATTTTTTACAAAAACAGCATTAGAAAAAGATAAAATAACTATTGAAAAAGGAAGTTATATAGAAGTAGATTTATCAAAAGAGTATAAGGAAAAAGGAAAAAATTTACCTGAGTTTTTAAAAGGGCAAGAGACTAACTTTTTTTCTATGTTAAAAACTTTTGATTATATAGAAAGAGATAAAGATATTAAAGGAGTAGTGTTAAAGCTCGATAACTTATCACTTAGCAGTGCTCAGATAGAGGAGCTTGGTAAAAAATTAGATAGCTTGAAGAAGAGTAAAAAAGAAGTATATTCTTATATGACAATGGCTGATAATAAAAACTATTCATTAGCTATAAAAAGCGATCATATATTTATGCCTCCTGCAATGAGTGCACCTGTAAATATAACTGGTTATTATGGAGAACTTATGTACTATAAACTTCTAGCAGATAAGCTAGGTATAGAATTTAATGTTATACATGTTGGAAACTATAAAGCATATGGTGAAAATCTTACAAAAGAACATATATCGAAGGAGTATAAAGAAAATATAGAAAGAATGTATAACAAAAAATATGATAATTTTGTAAATAATATAGCAACTGAAAGAAAAGTTAATCATGATTTTATTAATGAAAAAATTCTTAATGGTGACTTAATGGCATCAGAGCCAAATCAAATGAAAAAATTAAATTTGATAGATGAATTTATGTATTATGATCATCTAAAACAAGTTATTGGTGATGGAAAACTTGTTTCATTTGAAAATTATAATTCTTTTCTGTCAAAAAATAATCTTTTAGGATTGAATGGAAATAAGAGAAAAGATAAAATAGCTGTGATATATGCTGAAGGAACAATGTTTATGGACAGTACTTCAGGAGGAATTTCTGGAAGTATAACTCCAAATGTGTTAATAGAAGAGATAAATAAGGCACTAAATGATAGTAGTGTAAAAGGAATAGTTTTAAGAATAAATTCACCAGGAGGATCAGCATTATCAGCCAATATTATAAGCAATAAGATAATAGAAGCTAATGGAATTAAACCTATATATATTTCAATTGGGGGTGTAGCCGCTTCAGGAGGATATTATATAGCTGCTTCAGGAGAAAAAATATATGCAGATAAGGAAAGCCTTACAGGTTCAATAGGGGTAGTAAGTATAATACCCAACATAAAAAAAATGCTTGGGAATGTATCTATTAATGTAGATGAAGTTAAAAAAGGAGAATATTCAGATATCTATTCTATGGTGAAAGATTTTGATGCAGATAAAAGAGATAAACTTTATGCTTCAAATTTAAAAGTATATAATGAGTTTTTAGATACAGTATCTTTTGGAAGAAAACTTAATAGACAACATGTGGAAAGAGTAGCTCAAGGAAAAGTATGGTTAGGGGAAGAAGCCTTAGAATTAGGATTAATAGATGAAATAGGTGGATTAGAAAATACTATAAAAGGACTTGCAGATGATTTGAAATTAAGAGATTATGATACTGTTGAGATAATAAATGCACCTAATTATGACTCTATTATAAAAAAATATGTTCCAGCAGTAAAAATATTAGAAAAATATGATTCGTTTATTTTAGATAAAGAACTTTATTTTAAGCCTATATATTATTTTCCTTATGATATAAACTTATAG
- a CDS encoding M20 family metallopeptidase, with amino-acid sequence MINENLIKEYWYDMIKIRSITGEEAKLAEYVSEKLKEFGLEPKMSYYEGDKEKQSPSVYAVLDSGKPGPRVMLIGHIDTVKVANGWNTDPFTPTEDGDRTYGLGAMDMKGGLAAILATAKYYSENKDKFTGELVLAFVSDEENLSKGTYQLVNEGLSADMAIMAECRFDNMAIGFRGRYSIEVTVSGKAAHASHYPNVGENALISGSKLAIAIEELPTIIHPTLGGGTWVVRSIEGGVKNALIVPEKCDLFIDRYTVPGETYEVCEKQILEAAEKLGLAGKVDVRLKPRNSAYMEPFALEESHILVQTVKETFKEVTGNEIRIEFDKSVCDSNILANSLDIPTVTFGPSGGNMHGANEYGHIHQVLAATEIYIKTVSKLSK; translated from the coding sequence ATGATAAATGAAAATTTGATCAAAGAGTACTGGTATGATATGATAAAAATCAGAAGCATTACTGGAGAAGAAGCAAAGCTTGCTGAATATGTTTCTGAAAAATTAAAAGAATTTGGACTTGAACCTAAAATGAGTTATTATGAAGGGGATAAAGAAAAACAAAGTCCCTCTGTATATGCTGTTTTAGATAGTGGAAAACCTGGTCCTAGAGTTATGCTTATTGGTCATATAGATACAGTAAAAGTAGCAAATGGATGGAATACTGATCCTTTTACTCCCACTGAAGATGGAGATAGAACATATGGTCTTGGTGCTATGGATATGAAAGGTGGACTTGCTGCTATTCTTGCTACTGCAAAATACTATTCAGAAAATAAAGATAAATTTACTGGAGAACTTGTTCTTGCTTTTGTATCAGATGAAGAAAATCTTTCTAAAGGAACTTATCAATTAGTTAATGAAGGATTAAGTGCTGATATGGCTATAATGGCTGAATGCAGGTTTGACAATATGGCTATTGGTTTTAGAGGAAGATACAGCATTGAAGTTACTGTATCTGGAAAGGCTGCTCATGCTAGTCATTATCCAAATGTTGGAGAAAATGCTCTTATCTCTGGAAGTAAGCTAGCAATAGCTATAGAAGAACTTCCTACTATTATCCATCCAACTCTTGGTGGAGGAACTTGGGTAGTAAGAAGTATAGAGGGTGGAGTAAAAAATGCTCTTATAGTTCCTGAAAAATGTGATCTATTCATAGACAGATACACTGTTCCTGGAGAAACTTATGAAGTTTGTGAAAAACAAATACTAGAGGCTGCTGAAAAATTAGGATTAGCTGGTAAAGTAGATGTAAGGTTAAAACCTAGAAACTCAGCATATATGGAACCATTTGCATTAGAAGAATCTCATATATTAGTTCAAACTGTAAAAGAAACATTCAAAGAAGTAACTGGTAATGAAATCAGAATAGAATTTGACAAATCAGTTTGTGACTCTAACATATTAGCTAACTCTTTAGATATTCCTACAGTAACTTTTGGACCTTCTGGAGGAAATATGCATGGAGCTAATGAATATGGACATATCCATCAAGTACTTGCTGCCACAGAAATTTATATAAAAACAGTTTCAAAGCTTTCAAAATAA
- a CDS encoding AbgT family transporter has protein sequence MKQEKKGFFNKFLDFIEVGGNKLPHPVTLFVLFCLTIIIVSGITEKMGVSATYNALNKKTGNFEEITVTVKSLTNAAGIRYIFNSMVKNFTGFAPLGTVLVGIIGIGVCEGSGLMSSTIKKVVMGTPRRAITAIVVFAGVMSNVASDAGYVVLVPLGAVIFLSFGRHPLAGLAAAFAGVSGGFSANLLLGTTDPLLGGITTEAARLIRPDYFVAATANYYFMFVSTFIITALGTIITEKIVEPRLGPYHGDVEHDMKELTDLERKGLRAAGLVVLAYLAVMLVLTLPANAVLKIDGSLKAWTSSGLIPAMMFFFLLPGLAYGFTAKTLKSDKDVAKLMGKALAGMGGYMALAFTASQFIAYFGYTNLGTILAVKGADTLKSIGFTGLPLILGFVLFTAFINLFMGSASAKWAIMAPVFVPMLMELNYSPEFTQAAYRIGDSSTNIISPLMSYFAMIVAFMQKYDKDSGMGTLISMMLPFSICFLLGWTILLAIWFAFGLPIGPGVFIEFSKMLG, from the coding sequence ATGAAGCAAGAAAAAAAGGGCTTTTTTAACAAGTTCCTTGATTTCATCGAAGTTGGTGGAAATAAACTTCCACATCCAGTGACACTTTTTGTGTTATTCTGTTTAACTATTATTATAGTATCTGGAATTACTGAAAAAATGGGTGTATCTGCTACTTACAATGCTTTAAACAAAAAAACTGGAAACTTTGAAGAAATAACAGTTACTGTTAAGTCTTTAACTAATGCTGCTGGTATAAGATATATATTTAACTCTATGGTTAAAAACTTTACAGGGTTTGCTCCATTAGGTACAGTTCTTGTAGGTATCATTGGTATTGGAGTTTGTGAAGGAAGCGGACTTATGTCTTCTACCATCAAAAAAGTTGTTATGGGAACTCCAAGAAGAGCTATAACTGCTATAGTTGTTTTTGCTGGAGTTATGTCTAACGTTGCATCTGATGCTGGATATGTTGTACTTGTTCCTTTAGGAGCAGTTATTTTCCTTTCATTTGGAAGACATCCACTAGCTGGATTAGCTGCTGCGTTTGCTGGAGTATCAGGAGGATTCTCTGCTAACCTTTTACTAGGAACTACTGACCCATTACTTGGAGGTATTACTACAGAAGCTGCAAGACTTATCAGACCTGATTATTTTGTTGCTGCAACTGCTAACTACTATTTCATGTTTGTATCTACATTTATCATCACTGCTTTAGGTACTATTATCACTGAAAAAATAGTAGAACCTAGACTTGGTCCTTATCATGGTGATGTTGAGCATGACATGAAAGAATTAACTGATCTTGAAAGAAAAGGATTGAGAGCTGCTGGTCTAGTTGTTCTTGCTTACCTTGCAGTTATGTTAGTTCTTACTTTGCCAGCTAATGCTGTATTAAAAATTGATGGAAGCTTAAAAGCTTGGACTTCTTCTGGACTTATTCCAGCAATGATGTTCTTCTTCTTACTTCCTGGATTAGCTTATGGATTTACAGCTAAAACTTTAAAAAGTGATAAAGATGTTGCTAAACTTATGGGCAAAGCTCTTGCTGGAATGGGTGGATATATGGCCCTTGCATTTACAGCTTCTCAATTTATAGCATACTTTGGGTATACAAATCTAGGAACTATCCTTGCAGTTAAAGGAGCTGACACTCTTAAATCAATAGGATTTACAGGATTACCATTAATTCTTGGATTCGTTCTATTCACTGCATTCATTAATCTATTTATGGGTTCTGCATCAGCTAAATGGGCAATCATGGCTCCAGTATTCGTTCCAATGCTTATGGAACTTAACTACTCACCTGAATTTACTCAAGCTGCTTACAGAATTGGAGATTCATCTACAAATATCATTTCTCCATTAATGTCTTACTTTGCAATGATAGTTGCTTTCATGCAAAAATATGATAAAGATTCTGGTATGGGAACTCTTATTTCAATGATGCTTCCATTCTCAATTTGTTTCTTACTTGGATGGACTATCCTTTTAGCTATCTGGTTTGCTTTTGGATTACCAATTGGACCAGGAGTATTTATTGAATTCAGCAAAATGTTAGGATAA
- a CDS encoding ACT domain-containing protein, which produces MNLKILPNDFSICKIKNLNDINYEDEFIFIGKTDEELSLVCSTKYVPQEYIECDNNWKGFRIEGVLDFSLIGILAKISTILADNGISIFAVSTYNTDYILLKADKFDKAVEILKQSNYIFK; this is translated from the coding sequence ATGAATTTAAAAATTTTACCTAATGATTTTTCCATCTGTAAGATAAAAAATCTAAATGATATAAACTATGAGGATGAATTTATTTTCATTGGAAAAACTGATGAAGAGCTTTCATTAGTATGTTCTACTAAGTATGTTCCTCAAGAATATATTGAATGTGACAACAACTGGAAAGGTTTTAGAATAGAAGGAGTTTTAGATTTTTCATTGATTGGTATACTTGCTAAAATCTCTACTATTCTTGCTGATAATGGAATAAGTATATTTGCTGTTTCTACATACAATACAGACTATATTCTTTTAAAAGCTGATAAATTTGATAAAGCAGTAGAAATTTTAAAACAATCTAATTATATCTTCAAATAA
- a CDS encoding ATP-binding protein has translation MEEIIKKENNILNFIENKNFSKTIWSPVGRAMHKYNMIGAGDRIAVGVSGGKDSLTTLNALIRIKKIANIDFEIIPIHIHPNIDKASFEVIEKYCEKLGLKLQVEHTNLSDMLFGEKEVKNPCFLCGRIRRGILYRMMKEQEINKLALGHHKDDIIETFLMNVFYQGNMKMMKPCYLSKEYGVTVIRPLAFVEEKDIIRYVNKLDLPVVKSDCPYEVSENSRRLRVKNLIKEISLENKDVRSVIFNSIKELLD, from the coding sequence ATGGAAGAGATAATAAAAAAAGAAAATAATATATTAAATTTTATAGAAAATAAGAATTTCAGTAAAACTATATGGAGCCCTGTAGGTCGTGCAATGCATAAATATAATATGATAGGGGCAGGAGACAGAATAGCTGTGGGGGTATCAGGAGGGAAAGACAGTCTGACTACTCTAAATGCTTTAATAAGAATAAAAAAGATAGCTAATATAGATTTTGAAATTATTCCTATTCATATACACCCTAATATTGATAAAGCGTCATTTGAAGTAATAGAAAAGTATTGTGAAAAACTGGGATTAAAACTTCAAGTGGAGCATACAAATTTAAGTGATATGCTTTTTGGAGAAAAGGAAGTAAAAAATCCATGTTTTTTGTGCGGAAGAATAAGAAGAGGAATTCTTTATAGAATGATGAAAGAGCAGGAAATAAATAAACTTGCTTTGGGGCATCATAAAGATGATATAATAGAAACTTTTCTTATGAATGTATTTTATCAAGGGAATATGAAAATGATGAAACCGTGTTATCTTTCAAAAGAATATGGAGTTACTGTAATAAGACCACTTGCATTTGTTGAAGAAAAAGATATAATAAGATATGTGAATAAATTGGATCTTCCTGTGGTAAAATCAGATTGTCCATATGAAGTCAGCGAAAATTCAAGAAGATTGAGAGTTAAAAATCTTATAAAAGAGATATCTTTAGAAAATAAAGATGTAAGGAGTGTTATTTTTAACAGCATCAAAGAATTACTGGATTAA
- a CDS encoding SPFH domain-containing protein translates to MSSFIVFLLFVFIVVLIAFHVRIVPQSRAYVIERLGGYKETWSVGINFLVPFIDRVAKRVSLKEQVIDFKPQPVITKDNVTMQIDSVIYFQITDPKLYTYGVENPMNAIENLTATTLRNIIGDMELDATLTSRDTINTEMRAILDEATDPWGMKINRVELKNIIPPREIQDAMERQMKAERERREAILRAEGQKKSAVLVAEGEKESQILRAEAEKQSAILRAEGQKEVAIKEAQGKAEAILSVQKAEAEAIKLLKEADASKEVLMIKGMETFSKVADGKSTKIIIPSELQNLTTFSTLFGEFKEKDK, encoded by the coding sequence ATGAGTTCATTTATTGTATTTTTACTATTTGTATTTATTGTGGTATTAATAGCTTTTCATGTGAGAATAGTACCTCAATCAAGAGCTTATGTAATAGAAAGACTTGGAGGATATAAGGAAACTTGGAGTGTTGGAATAAATTTTCTGGTTCCTTTTATTGACAGAGTTGCAAAAAGAGTTTCTTTAAAAGAACAAGTTATTGATTTTAAACCACAGCCTGTTATAACTAAAGATAATGTAACTATGCAGATAGACTCTGTAATATATTTCCAGATTACAGATCCTAAACTATATACATATGGAGTAGAAAATCCTATGAATGCTATAGAAAATCTTACTGCTACTACTCTTAGAAATATAATAGGAGATATGGAACTTGATGCCACTTTGACTTCTAGAGATACTATCAATACTGAAATGAGAGCTATTCTTGATGAAGCTACAGATCCATGGGGAATGAAAATTAACAGAGTAGAATTAAAAAATATAATTCCACCTAGAGAAATTCAAGATGCAATGGAAAGACAAATGAAAGCTGAGAGAGAAAGAAGAGAGGCTATTTTAAGAGCAGAAGGACAAAAAAAATCAGCAGTTCTTGTAGCAGAAGGAGAAAAGGAATCTCAAATCTTAAGAGCAGAAGCAGAAAAACAATCAGCTATCCTAAGAGCAGAAGGGCAAAAAGAAGTTGCTATCAAAGAAGCTCAAGGTAAAGCAGAAGCTATACTATCTGTACAAAAAGCAGAGGCAGAAGCAATTAAATTATTAAAAGAAGCAGATGCAAGTAAAGAAGTACTTATGATAAAAGGAATGGAAACATTCAGTAAAGTTGCAGATGGTAAATCTACTAAGATAATTATTCCATCGGAATTACAAAACTTAACTACATTCAGTACTTTATTTGGAGAATTCAAAGAAAAAGATAAATAA